One Spirochaetota bacterium DNA window includes the following coding sequences:
- the argC gene encoding N-acetyl-gamma-glutamyl-phosphate reductase: MKKALIIGATGFGGLGLIEILLRHPGIQITQIAARKDAGVPISRVFPHLRGYFDMVVGRPEDIDYSGADIAFFSTPDRAGMTLIREFRDRGIPVIDYSGDFRFKTTDEYAVYAKNKGMETGHLAADTLADAVYGLPEIYADRIRGAKLVGNPGCFAICMTLGLLPAVEKKLIGPGPVICDGKTGVSGAGKNPGESNFYPQRYENVNTYREGRHQHLIEVENVLNERGSEPVKILFVPQIVPLSRGILVTSYAPAPVGCSTNDVLDIYRAYYADKPFVKVIDTSPNTTDVRGSNLCVIRPMVDERTGMLFVTSVIDNLMKGQSGNAVQNANLMLGFDETAGIDRLPFYP; the protein is encoded by the coding sequence GCGACGGGGTTCGGGGGCCTGGGCCTCATCGAGATACTGCTGCGCCACCCGGGCATTCAAATCACGCAGATCGCGGCGCGCAAGGATGCCGGCGTCCCCATCAGCAGGGTTTTTCCGCACCTGCGGGGATATTTCGACATGGTGGTGGGCCGCCCCGAAGATATCGATTACAGCGGTGCCGATATCGCCTTTTTCTCGACGCCAGACCGCGCGGGAATGACGCTCATCCGGGAGTTTCGCGACAGGGGCATACCGGTAATAGATTACAGCGGGGATTTCAGGTTTAAAACGACCGACGAGTACGCGGTCTACGCAAAAAACAAGGGGATGGAAACCGGGCATCTCGCCGCCGATACGCTGGCCGATGCGGTATATGGTCTTCCGGAGATCTACGCGGACCGCATCCGCGGCGCGAAGCTCGTGGGGAATCCCGGCTGTTTCGCGATTTGCATGACGCTGGGCCTGCTGCCCGCCGTGGAGAAAAAGCTTATCGGCCCCGGTCCCGTGATTTGCGACGGGAAGACCGGCGTCTCCGGTGCCGGAAAGAACCCGGGCGAAAGCAACTTCTACCCGCAGCGCTATGAAAACGTGAACACCTACCGCGAGGGAAGGCACCAGCATCTCATCGAGGTCGAAAACGTTCTGAACGAAAGGGGGTCAGAGCCGGTAAAAATTCTTTTCGTTCCGCAGATAGTGCCCCTCAGTCGGGGGATACTTGTGACCTCCTACGCGCCTGCACCAGTTGGGTGCTCCACGAACGACGTCCTGGATATCTACCGGGCTTATTACGCGGACAAGCCTTTCGTCAAAGTGATCGACACCTCGCCCAATACGACCGATGTGCGCGGGTCGAACCTGTGCGTGATCCGTCCCATGGTGGACGAACGCACGGGTATGCTGTTCGTTACGAGCGTGATCGATAATCTCATGAAGGGGCAATCGGGAAACGCGGTGCAGAATGCGAACCTTATGCTGGGTTTCGATGAAACGGCGGGAATCGACCGGCTGCCCTTCTATCCGTGA